In Rhizobium sp. ARZ01, a genomic segment contains:
- a CDS encoding efflux RND transporter permease subunit, translated as MTPASNKLGLAGWLTRAFIASPLTPLFLIAAFVFGLLAMLALPREEEPQISVPMVDILVRADGLKADDAVKLITEPLEAIVKGIDGVEHVYSQTHDDSVLVTARFLVGTSADAAVLRVHDKVRANMDRIPVGVPEPHIVGRGIDDVAIVSLTLSPKPEAANHITPNDLTRIARELKTETSKIEDVGFSYLVGATDEVIRIAPDPSKLSLYGVTLQQLVDTVRNANRAFPAGRLRQDGEQITLVAGETLTTPAEIGNLLLTSRDDRPVYVRDVAAVDFATDTSDALVSTVTHGGDGLVRVPSVTLAVTKRAGSNAVTVAKAILHRVEQLQGTLIPEEIAVEVTRDYGETANEKANELLFHLGLATVSIILLVWFAIGRREALVVAIVIPVTILLTLFASWVMGYTLNRVSLFALIFSIGILVDDAIVVIENIARHWGMGDGRDRSKAAVEAVAEVGNPTIVATLTVVAALLPMLFVSGMMGPYMSPIPANASAAMIFSFFVAVTVTPWLMLKVAGGKPVHAHDDHAHGGLLGRIYAAVARPILSSKARSWTFLLAVGVLTLGSLVLFYTKDVTVKLLPFDNKSELSVIIDLPEGASVEATDAVAQAVARITLEMDEVRSAQAHAGAAAPFNFNGLVRHSFYRTEPHQGEVAINLLPKGERSRSSHDIALDLRERIAKVAMPDGTSLKVVEPPPGPPVMATLLAEIYGPDGETRRKVAERVEAAFRAVPFIVDTDNSYGTAARRLRMTISTDDLELFQVREGDVFDTVAILNGGTTIGYSHRGGGRQPIPIRVERPKGERTLDERFLTTPIPANVLPGDRSVVELGDVVRVAEERASFPVFRHNGRAAEMVTAELAGAYEAPLYGMLAVQEALDAQDWTGLPKPTISLHGQPEDESAVTLLWDGEWEVTWVTFRDMGAAFMVALLGIYILVVAQFGSFKVPLVVLTPVPLTFIGILGGHWLFAAPFSATSMIGFIALAGIIVRNSILLVDFIRHADADGRPLTEILIEAGSIRFKPILLTALAAMIGAAVILADPIFQGLAISLLFGLASSTLMTVLVIPAIYRVLRT; from the coding sequence ATGACCCCCGCCTCCAACAAGCTTGGTCTGGCCGGCTGGCTGACGCGTGCCTTCATCGCTTCGCCGCTCACACCGCTGTTCCTCATCGCGGCCTTCGTCTTCGGCCTTCTCGCAATGCTTGCCTTGCCGCGCGAAGAAGAGCCGCAGATTTCGGTGCCGATGGTCGACATTCTGGTGCGCGCCGACGGACTGAAGGCGGATGATGCCGTCAAACTCATCACGGAACCGCTGGAGGCGATCGTCAAGGGGATCGACGGCGTCGAGCATGTCTACTCGCAGACCCACGACGACAGTGTTCTGGTGACCGCCCGTTTTCTTGTCGGAACCTCGGCGGATGCCGCCGTGCTTCGTGTCCACGACAAGGTGCGTGCCAACATGGACCGCATTCCCGTCGGCGTGCCGGAGCCCCATATCGTCGGCCGGGGAATCGACGACGTGGCAATCGTGTCGCTGACGCTTTCGCCGAAGCCCGAGGCGGCCAACCACATTACCCCGAACGATCTGACGCGGATCGCCCGCGAATTGAAGACGGAGACGTCGAAGATCGAGGATGTCGGCTTCTCCTATCTGGTGGGCGCAACCGATGAGGTCATCCGCATCGCACCCGATCCGTCGAAGCTTTCCCTCTACGGCGTCACCCTCCAGCAACTTGTCGACACGGTTCGCAACGCCAATCGCGCCTTTCCGGCAGGCCGGCTGCGCCAGGACGGCGAACAGATCACACTGGTCGCCGGCGAAACGCTGACCACCCCGGCTGAAATCGGCAATCTGCTTCTCACCTCACGCGACGATCGCCCGGTCTATGTGCGCGATGTCGCCGCGGTCGATTTCGCCACAGATACCAGCGATGCACTCGTCTCGACCGTCACACACGGCGGAGACGGTCTCGTCCGCGTGCCCTCCGTGACGCTTGCCGTCACCAAACGCGCCGGTTCGAACGCCGTGACCGTCGCTAAGGCGATCCTGCACCGGGTCGAACAACTGCAGGGAACGCTGATCCCCGAGGAGATTGCCGTCGAGGTGACGCGCGACTACGGCGAGACCGCCAACGAGAAGGCCAACGAACTGCTCTTCCACCTCGGTCTCGCCACGGTGTCGATCATTCTGCTTGTCTGGTTCGCGATCGGACGGCGCGAGGCGCTGGTGGTCGCGATCGTCATCCCGGTCACCATTCTGCTGACGCTGTTTGCGTCCTGGGTGATGGGCTACACGCTCAACCGTGTCTCGCTGTTCGCGCTGATCTTCTCGATCGGCATCCTTGTGGACGATGCCATCGTCGTCATCGAGAACATCGCCCGGCACTGGGGCATGGGCGACGGTCGCGATCGGTCAAAGGCCGCTGTCGAAGCGGTCGCGGAGGTCGGCAATCCGACCATCGTGGCGACGCTGACTGTGGTCGCCGCCCTTCTGCCGATGCTGTTCGTGTCGGGAATGATGGGGCCGTATATGAGCCCGATTCCCGCCAACGCTTCCGCCGCGATGATCTTTTCCTTCTTCGTCGCCGTGACGGTAACGCCGTGGCTGATGCTGAAGGTCGCGGGGGGAAAGCCGGTCCATGCCCATGACGACCACGCGCATGGCGGGTTGCTCGGGCGCATCTATGCAGCGGTTGCGCGGCCGATCCTGTCGTCCAAGGCCAGAAGCTGGACCTTCCTTCTCGCCGTCGGTGTGCTGACGCTGGGCTCACTGGTGCTGTTCTATACCAAGGACGTCACGGTGAAATTGCTGCCATTCGACAACAAGTCGGAGCTTTCCGTCATCATCGACCTGCCCGAGGGCGCGTCGGTGGAGGCCACGGATGCAGTGGCGCAGGCAGTGGCGCGGATCACGCTGGAGATGGACGAGGTTCGGTCCGCCCAGGCCCATGCGGGTGCCGCAGCGCCCTTCAATTTCAATGGTCTTGTCCGGCACTCCTTCTATCGCACCGAACCGCACCAGGGCGAGGTGGCGATCAACCTCTTGCCCAAGGGCGAGCGCAGCCGCTCCAGCCACGACATCGCTCTCGACCTGCGCGAGCGGATCGCCAAGGTGGCGATGCCCGACGGAACCAGCCTCAAGGTCGTGGAGCCGCCGCCCGGTCCGCCGGTGATGGCGACGCTTTTGGCCGAGATCTACGGCCCCGACGGTGAAACCCGCCGCAAGGTCGCAGAGCGGGTTGAGGCCGCATTCCGCGCCGTGCCGTTCATCGTCGATACCGACAATTCCTATGGAACGGCCGCGCGTCGCCTGCGCATGACGATCTCGACCGACGACCTGGAACTGTTCCAGGTCCGGGAGGGGGACGTTTTCGACACCGTCGCCATTCTCAATGGCGGGACGACCATCGGTTATTCGCATCGCGGCGGCGGAAGGCAACCGATCCCGATCCGGGTCGAGCGGCCGAAGGGGGAGCGCACGCTTGATGAGCGCTTCCTGACCACGCCCATACCGGCCAATGTATTGCCGGGCGATCGCAGTGTCGTTGAACTCGGTGACGTCGTGCGCGTCGCGGAGGAGCGCGCCTCCTTTCCCGTCTTCCGCCATAACGGCCGCGCCGCCGAGATGGTCACCGCCGAACTCGCCGGTGCGTATGAAGCCCCACTCTACGGCATGCTCGCCGTGCAGGAAGCACTCGACGCGCAAGACTGGACCGGCCTGCCCAAACCCACCATCTCGTTGCACGGCCAGCCTGAAGACGAAAGCGCCGTCACGCTGCTTTGGGACGGCGAATGGGAAGTGACCTGGGTCACGTTCCGCGACATGGGAGCCGCATTCATGGTGGCGCTGCTCGGTATCTACATCCTCGTCGTGGCGCAGTTCGGCTCGTTCAAGGTGCCGCTGGTCGTGCTGACGCCGGTCCCGCTCACCTTCATCGGCATCCTCGGCGGCCACTGGCTGTTTGCGGCGCCGTTCTCGGCCACCTCGATGATCGGCTTCATCGCGCTTGCCGGCATCATCGTGCGCAACTCGATCCTGCTGGTGGACTTCATCCGCCACGCGGATGCCGACGGCCGGCCGTTGACGGAGATCCTGATCGAGGCGGGCTCGATCCGCTTCAAGCCGATCCTGCTCACAGCACTTGCCGCGATGATCGGCGCGGCGGTTATCCTGGCCGATCCGATCTTCCAGGGGCTGGCCATCTCGCTGCTGTTCGGTCTCGCGTCCTCGACGCTGATGACGGTGCTGGTCATCCCGGCCATCTATCGCGTGTTGAGAACCTGA
- a CDS encoding ABC transporter substrate-binding protein, which yields MKLAAAGLAAGVSLFAFSAHAEGNLNLICSADVVICEQMKGDFEKETGIAVNMVRLSSGETYAKIRAEARNPKTDVWWAGTGDPHLQAASEDLTLEYKSPMLDQLQDWAVKQAESAGYRTVGVYAGALGWGYNTDIFAKKGLKEPKCWADLLDASLKGEIQIANPNSSGTSYTALASLVQIMGEDQAFDYLKKLNDNVSQYTKSGSAPVKAAARGETGLGIVFMHDAVSQTAEGFPVKSIAPCEGTGYEIGSMSIIKGAKNLDNAKKWYDWALTAPVQSRMKDAKSFQLPSNKTAEVPKEAPKFEDIKLIDYDFKTYGDPDKRKALLERWDREIGANAN from the coding sequence ATGAAATTGGCCGCAGCCGGCTTGGCCGCAGGTGTATCTCTTTTTGCCTTTTCCGCTCATGCGGAAGGGAACCTCAATCTGATCTGCTCGGCCGACGTGGTCATCTGCGAACAGATGAAGGGCGATTTCGAGAAGGAAACGGGCATCGCCGTCAACATGGTGCGCCTGTCGTCCGGCGAAACCTATGCAAAGATCCGCGCCGAGGCCCGCAACCCGAAGACGGACGTCTGGTGGGCCGGCACGGGTGACCCGCATCTGCAGGCCGCGTCCGAGGACCTGACTCTCGAGTACAAGTCTCCGATGCTCGACCAGTTGCAGGACTGGGCCGTGAAGCAGGCCGAAAGCGCCGGCTACCGCACCGTCGGCGTCTATGCCGGCGCGCTCGGCTGGGGCTACAACACCGACATCTTCGCCAAGAAGGGCCTGAAAGAACCCAAGTGCTGGGCCGATCTGCTCGACGCCTCGCTCAAGGGCGAGATCCAGATCGCCAACCCGAACTCTTCGGGCACGTCCTATACGGCGCTCGCCTCGCTGGTCCAAATCATGGGCGAGGACCAGGCGTTCGACTACCTGAAAAAACTCAACGACAACGTCTCGCAGTACACCAAGTCCGGCTCGGCACCCGTCAAGGCGGCAGCGCGCGGCGAAACGGGCCTCGGCATCGTCTTCATGCATGACGCGGTGTCGCAGACGGCGGAAGGCTTCCCGGTCAAATCGATCGCGCCTTGCGAGGGCACCGGATACGAGATCGGCTCGATGTCGATCATCAAGGGTGCCAAGAACCTCGACAACGCCAAGAAGTGGTACGACTGGGCGCTGACCGCTCCGGTACAGTCGCGCATGAAAGATGCAAAGTCCTTCCAGCTTCCGTCGAACAAGACCGCCGAGGTGCCGAAGGAAGCCCCGAAGTTCGAGGACATCAAGCTGATCGACTACGACTTCAAGACCTATGGCGACCCGGACAAGCGCAAGGCGCTGCTTGAGCGCTGGGACCGCGAGATCGGCGCCAACGCGAACTGA
- a CDS encoding substrate-binding domain-containing protein translates to MTQKVFVSAQEVAERAGVSRSAVSRTFTPGASVSPETRRKVLEAAETLGYQVNQLARGLMRNESGIVCLVVADLGTPYRSNLIRSLTDKLQNAGKVAMVVNTDRSDDSVDLALRQAIRYRADASIILSGMPDQSIVQLCEKNGQRLVLINRNDDREGTLKINLDDREAGSQVLTAFLRAGCRTLAFANSLAGTPSLMAREKGFVEAARAAGVEVVVERSGPTGYESGRLLAQKLLTRKQRPDAVFCATDLIACGFMDAARHQFSISIPEDLCIAGFDDIAQASWISYQLTTFAQPVEAIASEAVTWIVEAAAEGATRGNSVKLHAELVWRETIRGR, encoded by the coding sequence ATGACGCAGAAGGTTTTCGTCAGCGCGCAGGAAGTAGCGGAGCGGGCAGGTGTGTCCCGCTCGGCGGTGTCGCGCACCTTTACGCCCGGTGCCAGCGTGTCGCCAGAGACGCGCCGCAAGGTGCTGGAGGCGGCGGAGACGCTCGGCTATCAGGTCAATCAGCTGGCGCGCGGATTGATGCGCAACGAGAGCGGCATTGTCTGTCTCGTGGTGGCGGACCTCGGAACACCCTATCGTTCGAACCTGATCAGGTCGCTGACCGACAAACTCCAGAATGCCGGCAAGGTTGCGATGGTCGTCAACACCGACCGGTCGGATGACAGCGTCGATCTGGCCCTGCGGCAGGCGATCCGGTACCGCGCGGACGCCTCGATCATCCTGTCCGGCATGCCGGACCAGTCCATCGTCCAGCTTTGCGAGAAGAACGGGCAGCGGCTGGTGCTGATCAACCGCAACGACGACCGGGAGGGGACGCTCAAGATCAATCTGGACGATCGTGAGGCCGGCAGCCAGGTGCTCACCGCCTTTCTGCGCGCCGGTTGCCGCACGCTTGCGTTTGCCAATTCGCTGGCGGGAACGCCGAGCCTCATGGCGCGGGAGAAAGGCTTCGTGGAGGCGGCGCGCGCGGCGGGCGTCGAGGTGGTGGTCGAGCGGTCTGGACCGACCGGCTATGAGAGCGGGCGTTTGCTGGCGCAGAAGCTTCTGACCCGCAAGCAACGTCCGGACGCGGTGTTCTGTGCCACGGACCTGATCGCCTGCGGGTTCATGGATGCCGCCCGCCACCAGTTTTCGATCTCAATACCCGAGGATCTTTGCATCGCCGGGTTCGATGACATCGCCCAGGCGTCCTGGATCTCCTACCAGTTGACGACGTTCGCCCAGCCAGTAGAGGCGATCGCCAGTGAGGCGGTCACCTGGATCGTGGAGGCGGCCGCCGAGGGGGCGACGCGCGGCAACTCGGTCAAGCTGCATGCCGAGCTTGTCTGGCGCGAAACCATCCGCGGCCGCTGA